In Bombus fervidus isolate BK054 chromosome 11, iyBomFerv1, whole genome shotgun sequence, a single genomic region encodes these proteins:
- the LOC139991974 gene encoding uncharacterized protein isoform X2 translates to MEERYFGWDEISDGLLLLSTQKTEDEHTKKTKLKSDSNHVSKVYCPHSYLILNFHETLSQRDKLKFRKYYLRKVAPNEPNVIILQDIKNLVMYLLISHISPQFVNFFYLPIVDRFLRAAILYFQYYVITWEELMKERTATMKKAPNPLAQGYRYRYAEEMQILRCVLGREYADLIVGCHDVIQYHHMTGGKKGAPSVTQSQGEKDLRIFEVLICMTHRIVWIALERKYFSLIGIEDNSNDERILYLKYALVAEEDKLHKLGIKVGILGENRTNYDILLMPLEEKNEEQDKTQLSDRRKHEKRKSIKDTMQDTQISIKVQRLPSFQTKPDLTQDFSTRTINISPKGYKVARQKARKKWLIREIKRQGYKETDTYSIATVID, encoded by the exons atggaagaaagatATTTTGGATGGGATGAAATTTCTGATGGATTACTTTTATTAAG tacACAAAAGACTGAGGATGAACATACCAAAAAGACTAAACTAAAATCTGATTCTAATCATGTATCAAAGGTATATTGTCCACATTCATActtgattttaaattttcatgaaaccTTAAGTCAACGTGATaag cTCAAATttaggaaatattatttaaggaAGGTAGCTCCAAATGAACcaaatgttattattttacaagatATAAAGAATCTTgtaatgtatttattaatcaGTCACATAAGTCCTCAATTTGTGAATTTCTTCTATTTACCAATTGTGGATCGTTTTTTGAGAGCTGCAatactttattttcaatattatgtgATAACATGGGAAGAATTAATGAAAGAACGTACAGCTACTATGAAAAAAGCACCAAATCCTTTGGCTCAGGGctatagatatagatatgcAGAAGAAATGCAAATTCTTCGTTGTGTCTTAGGTAGAGAATATGCTGATTTAATAGTAGGTTGTCATGATGTTATACAATATCATCATATGACTGGTGGAAAAAAAGGAGCTCCATCTGTGACACAATCTCAAGGAGAAAAGGATTTACGAATATTTGAGGTATTAATCTGTATGACACATCGTATTGTCTGGATAGCTTTAGAACGCAAGTATTTCAGTTTGATTG GCATAGAGGACAATTCAAACGATGAACGCAttctttatttgaaatatgcaCTTGTTGCTGAAGaagataaattacataaactgGGAAtaaaagtaggaattttaGGAGAAAATAGAACTAATTATGATATCCTACTAATGCCCCTGGaagaaaaaaacgaagaacAAGACAAAACTCAATTATCTGATAGAAGAAaacatgaaaaaagaaaaagtattaaGGATACAATGCAAGATACA CAAATATCTATAAAAGTACAAAGACTTCCATCTTTTCAAACCAAACCTGACCTAACACAAGACTTTTCAACgagaacaattaatatttcaccaAAAGGCTACAAAGTTGCGCGTCAAAAAGCAAGGAAAAAGTGGTTGATTAGAGAAATTAAACGGCAAGGATATAAAGAAACGGATACATACTCAATAGCAACAGTGatagattaa
- the LOC139991974 gene encoding protein phosphatase 1 regulatory subunit 36 isoform X1, whose translation MEERYFGWDEISDGLLLLSTQKTEDEHTKKTKLKSDSNHVSKVYCPHSYLILNFHETLSQRDKLKFRKYYLRKVAPNEPNVIILQDIKNLVMYLLISHISPQFVNFFYLPIVDRFLRAAILYFQYYVITWEELMKERTATMKKAPNPLAQGYRYRYAEEMQILRCVLGREYADLIVGCHDVIQYHHMTGGKKGAPSVTQSQGEKDLRIFEVLICMTHRIVWIALERKYFSLIEIELHRLFRTETYNIAERRSHIIQDMLPNDIQVLQGHKIQVKRKLLRNSPLIQGLIYSDSDYRLLSLGIEDNSNDERILYLKYALVAEEDKLHKLGIKVGILGENRTNYDILLMPLEEKNEEQDKTQLSDRRKHEKRKSIKDTMQDTQISIKVQRLPSFQTKPDLTQDFSTRTINISPKGYKVARQKARKKWLIREIKRQGYKETDTYSIATVID comes from the exons atggaagaaagatATTTTGGATGGGATGAAATTTCTGATGGATTACTTTTATTAAG tacACAAAAGACTGAGGATGAACATACCAAAAAGACTAAACTAAAATCTGATTCTAATCATGTATCAAAGGTATATTGTCCACATTCATActtgattttaaattttcatgaaaccTTAAGTCAACGTGATaag cTCAAATttaggaaatattatttaaggaAGGTAGCTCCAAATGAACcaaatgttattattttacaagatATAAAGAATCTTgtaatgtatttattaatcaGTCACATAAGTCCTCAATTTGTGAATTTCTTCTATTTACCAATTGTGGATCGTTTTTTGAGAGCTGCAatactttattttcaatattatgtgATAACATGGGAAGAATTAATGAAAGAACGTACAGCTACTATGAAAAAAGCACCAAATCCTTTGGCTCAGGGctatagatatagatatgcAGAAGAAATGCAAATTCTTCGTTGTGTCTTAGGTAGAGAATATGCTGATTTAATAGTAGGTTGTCATGATGTTATACAATATCATCATATGACTGGTGGAAAAAAAGGAGCTCCATCTGTGACACAATCTCAAGGAGAAAAGGATTTACGAATATTTGAGGTATTAATCTGTATGACACATCGTATTGTCTGGATAGCTTTAGAACGCAAGTATTTCAGTTTGATTG AAATAGAATTGCACAGATTATTTAGAACTGAAACATATAATATAGCAGAAAGACGAAGTCATATCATTCAAGATATGTTACCTAATGATATCCAAGTATTACAAGGTCACAAAAtacaagtaaaaagaaaattattaagaaattcacCCTTAATACAAGGATTGATATACTCAGATTCTGACTATCGTCTTCTATCTTTAG GCATAGAGGACAATTCAAACGATGAACGCAttctttatttgaaatatgcaCTTGTTGCTGAAGaagataaattacataaactgGGAAtaaaagtaggaattttaGGAGAAAATAGAACTAATTATGATATCCTACTAATGCCCCTGGaagaaaaaaacgaagaacAAGACAAAACTCAATTATCTGATAGAAGAAaacatgaaaaaagaaaaagtattaaGGATACAATGCAAGATACA CAAATATCTATAAAAGTACAAAGACTTCCATCTTTTCAAACCAAACCTGACCTAACACAAGACTTTTCAACgagaacaattaatatttcaccaAAAGGCTACAAAGTTGCGCGTCAAAAAGCAAGGAAAAAGTGGTTGATTAGAGAAATTAAACGGCAAGGATATAAAGAAACGGATACATACTCAATAGCAACAGTGatagattaa
- the Hspbap1 gene encoding HSPB1 associated protein 1 isoform X2: protein MKKTPQWEINCSIVSITLSYFIQNMNLHEDHGQWYYFDYKYMQEWFKDKPEIINSINWKRFDIDKTGDDSTLWIGSKGAHTNCHQDSYGCNLVAQIHGRKQWLLFPPSSSNFLQPTRIPYEESTIYSKYNFFCPTKEDEINILKIQDTARLVTLEPGDVLFVPPGWWHYVESLELTVSVNIWLPIITDNLSRMKEAIVKLIVTRIGKDVNNVPTDTDCIDLLNIAIGECKTMTNVESPSGKIKRNIWTAKDLVKQYPIYVKLLHELSHTELKEFLIMKRERFPEVYIEVKEDSKPHIDIQNTYASQDLTEKVVNALCHPDIVNKVSELLLS, encoded by the exons atgaaaaag aCTCCACAATGGGAAATAAATTGTTCAATAGTTTCAATCACACTATCATACtttattcaaaatatgaaCCTCCACGAAGATCATGGACAGTGGTATTACTTTGATTATAAGTATATGCAAGAGTGGTTTAAAGATAAaccagaaataataaattcaataaattggAAAAGGTTTGATATTGATAAAACTGGCGATGATTCTACTCTTTGGATTGGAAGCAAAGGAGCTCATACAAATTGCCATCAGGATTCTTATGGTTGTAATTTAGTTGCTCAAATTCATGGAAG gAAACAATGGTTATTGTTTCCTCCAAGTTCAAGTAATTTTCTCCAGCCAACAAGAATTCCTTATGAAGAATCTACAATATATAGTAAATACAACTTTTTCTGTCCTACTAAAgaagatgaaattaatatattaaagataCAAGACACAGCAAGATTAGTAACATTAGAACCAGGAGATGTATTATTTGTTCCTCCTGGTTGGTGGCACTATGTTGAGTCACTGGAATTAACTGTTAGTGTCAATATATGGCTACCCATAATAACAGATAATCTATCAAGAATGAAAGAAGCTATTGTTAAATTAATAGTGACCAGAATTGGGAAAGATGTTAATAATGTACCTACTGACACTGATTGCATAGATTTG CTCAACATTGCTATTGGAGAATGTAAAACTATGACAAATGTAGAATCACCTTCTGGAAAGATAAAACGTAATATATGGACTGCTAAGGATTTAGTAAAACAATATCCAATTTACGTAAAGCTGCTTCATGAACTTAGTCATACAGAACTAAAAGAATTTCTGATAATGAAGAGGGAGAGATTTCCTGAAGTCTATATTGAAGTGAAAGAAGATTCTAAACCTCATATTGATATCCAAAATACTTATGCTTCTCAAGATTTGACTGAAAAAGTTGTTAATGCACTTTGTCATCCTGATATTGTTAATAAAGTTTCAGAATTACTTTTATCATAA
- the Mrpl9 gene encoding mitochondrial ribosomal protein L9 encodes MLKYTQLCLNYLKSTFLSRQNNILVQQNRNTYILKRRFPAPLHKKNERQPRLTHKHFIYELVEHSSQRKQKKIDLVLLESVKNIGEKGEKVSVSSQKAYESLILPKLAVYATPENLKKYIIEDIDVKKRSSKYSSQFVENTISTLSQCYLPVTMSMDNPWTIEKWHVKVAFRNEGYIVPEYAITLPEKTISGPDLSIENKEFYVIVKINNIEEVKVRCKVHHYTSNSEKKIEYNVPYYLLPSIAIFPEDQSILNSLPKHPLADKESVEK; translated from the exons ATGTTAAAGTATACGCAACTGtgcttgaattatttaaaatcaacATTTCTTTCTCGTCAGAATAATATATTAGTGCAACAAAACCGg AACACATATATCTTAAAAAGGAGATTTCCAGCACCActtcataaaaaaaatgagaggCAACCACGGTTAACACataaacatttcatttatGAACTCGTAGAGCATTCATCtcaaaggaaacaaaaaaagaTTGATTTAGTTTTGTTAGAGAGTGTAAAAAACATTGGTGAAAAAGGTGAGAAGGTATCAGTATCTTCTCAAAAAGCTTATGAAAGTCTGatattaccaaaattggcTGTATATGCAACTCctgaaaatcttaaaaaatatataatcgaAGATATAGATGTCAAGAAAAGATCATCTAAATATAGCTCtcaatttgtagaaaatacaATAAGCACATTATCTCAATGTTATTTACCAGTAACAATGTCCATGGACAATCCATGGACTATAGAAAAATGGCATGTGAAAGTAGCTTTTCGTAATGAAGGATACATTGTACCTGAATACGCTATAACTCTTCCAGAGAAGACTATATCTGGACCTGATTTATccattgaaaataaagaattttatgttattgtcaaaattaataatattgagGAAGTTAAAGTCAGATGTAAAGTACATCATTACACTTCTAACTCAGAAAAAAAGATTGAATATAATGTACCATATTACTTACTACCAAGCATAGCAATTTTCCCAGAAGATCAATCAATATTAAATTCCCTCCCAAAACATCCTTTGGCTGATAAAGAAAgtgtagaaaaataa
- the LOC139992320 gene encoding uncharacterized protein, with the protein MTTTMTNNDDDGDDDDDDDEQVSIKSTTLTTPPGFHWFIENINFENVTGISNYLNYYGNEWEFLDDEEKEEMKEEEEEDEKELEEGDISVDLLTQFQESTIEKKAAEIQLEKEKLREMVKRERGLSEETLITPENGESIISAESSAESSIHPCLKDIDISDSQLKLQNLYTVFPIPDDPGLVPEFWTIHERKIESYPDDGVLKFFDLVKASRIRPIQALEDMLLSEKINLQYYGIDCRAIRPLCEALMKNPFVHTINLTGNWLSEDACYHLNELLLKNNMIHTLVLSGCKIGPKGAAKFHDGILENVTLKTLDLSDCNIRKEGLDYITQAMCNNETIETLLINDNNFDESCSEALQRLLSCSQTIQHLELSWNSLYTVETWKKLIKGFDNNEILIDLDLSWNALGKECVPYLRRLLIRSSPLKKLHLNGNRFYDEDIEIIAKGLSRNKELEELYLGNNPIKAEGAFNLVKAVTPEKSPESSLRILDLTNIWANKNILPELQTIRNNRPWLDIKLEGILSNYKVEGPDVQAIFLRRANYEAMKPKKKRHRRNFGHFVLSLSDDPISRGKFVELVEKFQLKLSQSLVNELMHAFAGVRHTVDQGLLKSVYMKHFPNTKLPLEKPTKKRKIKGANMKKEEKTKTKNKYGL; encoded by the exons atgactACGACTATGACAAACAACGATGATGATGGTGAtgacgatgatgatgatgatgaacAAGTTTCAATAAAAAGTACAACCCTTACAACACCGCCTGGTTTTCACTGGTTTATT gaaaatataaatttcgaaaatgttACCGGAATATCGAATTATTTGAACTATTACGGGAACGAATGGGAATTTCTGGACGatgaagagaaagaggaaatgaaggaggaagaagaagaggatgaGAAAGAACTAGAAGAGGGTGACATTTCTGTAGACTTGCTGACACAATTTCAGGAGTCCACGATCGAAAAGAAAGCAGCCGAGATCCAACTGGAAAAAGAGAAGCTACGAGAAATG GTAAAAAGGGAGAGAGGTCTGTCAGAAGAAACTCTGATCACTCCGGAAAACGGGGAATCCATCATTTCTGCCGAATCGTCCGCAGAAAGTTCAATCCATCCTTGCCTCAAAGATATAGATATCAGCGATTCCCAACTGAAATTGCAAAATCTGTACACGGTGTTTCCGATTCCTGACGATCCTGGCTTGGTACCCGAGTTCTGGACCATTCACGAACGTAAAATCGAGTCTTATCCAGATGATGGCGTGCTGAAATTTTTCGATTTGGTAAAGGCATCTCGCATCAGACCTATACAGGCCTTGGAAGATATGTTGCTATCTGAGAAAATCAATTTGCAATATTACGGAATCGATTGCCGCGCCATCCGACCTCTTTGCGAAGCCTTGATGAAAAATCCTTTCGTTCATACAATCAATCTTACA GGTAATTGGTTATCAGAGGATGCCTGTTATCATTTGAATGAATTGCTACTGAAAAACAACATGATACACACGTTGGTATTATCAGGATGCAAAATTGGTCCAAAAGGTGCCGCGAAATTTCACGATGGAATTTTGGAGAATGTAACACTGAAGACATTAGATCTCTCGGATTGTAATATTCGTAAAGAAGGTTTGGACTATATTACACAGGCAATGTGCAATAACGAAACCATCGAAACTCTTTTAATCAATGACAATAATTTCGATGAATCTTGCTCGGAGGCTTTGCAAAGATTGCTCTCCTGTTCGCAGACAATACAGCATTTAGAATTGTCATGGAATTCTTTGTACACCGTGGAAACTTGGAAGAAACTGATCAAAGGATTCgataacaatgaaattttaatcgatctTGATTTATCTTGGAACGCTTTAGGGAAAGAATGTGTTCCATATCTTCGTCGATTATTAATACGTTCTTCGCCGTTGAAAAAGTTACATCTGAATG GAAATCGATTTTACGATGAAGATATAGAAATCATAGCGAAAGGATTATCGAGGAATAAAGAACTCGAGGAATTATACTTAGGTAACAACCCTATAAAAGCTGAAGGTGCATTTAATCTCGTTAAAGCAGTTACCCCCGAAAAATCGCCCGAAAGTTCACTACGTATTCTGGATCTTACGAATATTTGGGCGAACAAAAACATATTACCGGAGCTTCAAACAATTCGAAATAATAGACCATGGCTCGATATTAAGTTAGAAGGAATACTTAGTAATTACAAAGTCGAAGGTCCAGATGTACAAGCAATATTTTTGAGAAGAGCAAACTATGAGGCCATGAAACCAAAAAAGAAACGACATCGCAGGAATTTTGGTCACTTTGTGTTATCACTTTCTGATGATCCCATCTCAAGAG GGAAATTTGTAGAACTGGTAGAAAAATTCCAACTGAAGTTATCTCAATCTTTGGTAAATGAACTAATGCATGCATTTGCTGGTGTAAGGCATACCGTCGATCAAGGATTATTAAAATCTGTTTACATGAAACATTTTCCAAATACAAAACTTCCACTGGAAAAACCTactaaaaaaaggaaaatcaaAGGCgcaaatatgaaaaaagaggaaaaaacaaaaactaaaaacaaatatggactatga
- the Arl2 gene encoding ADP ribosylation factor-like 2: MGLLTVLKKLKQKEKEMRILMLGLDNAGKTTVLKRLNGEPIDTISPTLGFNIKTLEHRGYKLNIWDVGGQKSLRSYWRNYFESTDGLVWVIDSADRRRLEDCKTELYKLLQEERLEGASLLIFANKQDLPGALSAVDIAEILELPNIKTHHWQIFKCSAVTAENLVEGINWIVDDISARIFYID; encoded by the exons ATGGGATTGTTAACAGTGCTTAAGAAACTGAagcaaaaggagaaagaaatgcGTATTTTAATGCT agGTTTAGATAATGCTGGTAAAACAACAGTTTTAAAGAGACTTAATGGAGAACCAATTGATACAATATCACCAACTCTtggttttaatattaaaactttGGAACATCGTGGATACAAACTAAATATATGGGATGTGGGTGGACAAAAATCATTACGGTCTTATTggagaaattattttgagtCTACAGATGGTCTTGTGTGGGTAATTGACAGTGCAGATAGAAGAAGATTGGAGGATTGTAAAACAGaattatataaacttttaCAAGAGGAGAGATTAGAAGGTGcaagtttattaatatttgcgAATAAACAAGATTTGCCTGGAGCACTGTCTGCAGTTGATATTGCAGAAATTTTGGAATTACCTAATATTAAAACCCATCATTGgcaaatattcaaatgttCAGCGGTTACAGCAGAAAATCTTGTGGAAGGAATAAATTGGATTGTCGATGATATTTCTGctagaatattttacatagatTGA
- the Hspbap1 gene encoding HSPB1 associated protein 1 isoform X1, whose amino-acid sequence MMDKLKSPSDKVLYQAIMEMKEPVVFQHMLQNEKGEYCWKLLEWNLSELAEKFGDIKLPFRLGYNARSMTPQWEINCSIVSITLSYFIQNMNLHEDHGQWYYFDYKYMQEWFKDKPEIINSINWKRFDIDKTGDDSTLWIGSKGAHTNCHQDSYGCNLVAQIHGRKQWLLFPPSSSNFLQPTRIPYEESTIYSKYNFFCPTKEDEINILKIQDTARLVTLEPGDVLFVPPGWWHYVESLELTVSVNIWLPIITDNLSRMKEAIVKLIVTRIGKDVNNVPTDTDCIDLLNIAIGECKTMTNVESPSGKIKRNIWTAKDLVKQYPIYVKLLHELSHTELKEFLIMKRERFPEVYIEVKEDSKPHIDIQNTYASQDLTEKVVNALCHPDIVNKVSELLLS is encoded by the exons atgatgGATAAATTAAAGTCACCATCGGATAAGGTTTTATATCAAGCTATTATGGAAATGAAAGAGCCAGTAGTATTTCAACATAtgttacaaaatgaaaaaggtGAATATTGTTGGAAATTATTAGAATGGAATTTATCTGAACTCGCTGAAAAATTCGGCGATATTAAATTACCGTTTCGACTTGGTTATAATGCTAGATctatg aCTCCACAATGGGAAATAAATTGTTCAATAGTTTCAATCACACTATCATACtttattcaaaatatgaaCCTCCACGAAGATCATGGACAGTGGTATTACTTTGATTATAAGTATATGCAAGAGTGGTTTAAAGATAAaccagaaataataaattcaataaattggAAAAGGTTTGATATTGATAAAACTGGCGATGATTCTACTCTTTGGATTGGAAGCAAAGGAGCTCATACAAATTGCCATCAGGATTCTTATGGTTGTAATTTAGTTGCTCAAATTCATGGAAG gAAACAATGGTTATTGTTTCCTCCAAGTTCAAGTAATTTTCTCCAGCCAACAAGAATTCCTTATGAAGAATCTACAATATATAGTAAATACAACTTTTTCTGTCCTACTAAAgaagatgaaattaatatattaaagataCAAGACACAGCAAGATTAGTAACATTAGAACCAGGAGATGTATTATTTGTTCCTCCTGGTTGGTGGCACTATGTTGAGTCACTGGAATTAACTGTTAGTGTCAATATATGGCTACCCATAATAACAGATAATCTATCAAGAATGAAAGAAGCTATTGTTAAATTAATAGTGACCAGAATTGGGAAAGATGTTAATAATGTACCTACTGACACTGATTGCATAGATTTG CTCAACATTGCTATTGGAGAATGTAAAACTATGACAAATGTAGAATCACCTTCTGGAAAGATAAAACGTAATATATGGACTGCTAAGGATTTAGTAAAACAATATCCAATTTACGTAAAGCTGCTTCATGAACTTAGTCATACAGAACTAAAAGAATTTCTGATAATGAAGAGGGAGAGATTTCCTGAAGTCTATATTGAAGTGAAAGAAGATTCTAAACCTCATATTGATATCCAAAATACTTATGCTTCTCAAGATTTGACTGAAAAAGTTGTTAATGCACTTTGTCATCCTGATATTGTTAATAAAGTTTCAGAATTACTTTTATCATAA